Below is a genomic region from Miscanthus floridulus cultivar M001 chromosome 1, ASM1932011v1, whole genome shotgun sequence.
ACGGAGGAGCCATGATGCCGTGCAGCCTAGGGAACGATAAACTGCGGCGGAGGTTGGAGTCAGGAGGGGAAAGTGTTGTGCGTGATGGTCGGATGGGCTGATATGGGCCTGTTGGAGGCCTGGTAGTTTAGTTTCTCTGGAGCTCACCCTTGGATCCGATATCAACGGCTTGGATGAAGAACTGCAGAGACAAGTCCTCCAGCTCAACTGCAGACGATCTCGTTCCCTCCCCCACACCCTATGTTCCTGGAACAAATAAAGATGACATGATATTAGGCGGCGAACTGAACAACAACAATCTATCCCCTAATTAGATGGACCACAAAAATTACTATAGAATTACACACCTATTTTCTTCCATCTTAAatatgcaaaaaaaaattcattCAAGAAAGTTGATGTTCCCTTCAAGCTTCATGTCAGGTCTCCTTCGATCGGCCAATTCCAATAAAATCCAAAGAGGCAGGACAAAAAAATCAAATTAGAACCACACTAGTTCAAGTACACATCAAGAGATGACATGAGTGCAAAGATTTGTGGCACATGCTTATGGATGGAGAGCACCACAGCAGCATAGTCTGATCGCCGCCGCATGCCCTTTCGCGCCAAAAAAGTAGTCCCAGCGCCAAAAGTGACGAGCAGCCGTGCCAGGAAATAAAATACCTCGTCTCTAATGCGTGAAAGGCTATGTGATATTGGGCGAGGCCCAGCGAGCTGAGGGGGGCATCTGAATATGCTTTGGTCACCTTTAGATAGAAATGGGCACCTAGATTTCCAGCAAGGTAGAGATAAGTTCTGTGACCGCAGACGATCGCATTCCCGCCTCCCCAACTCAACGCTAGCCCATCGAAGAGCGAGACAGTTTTGTGTCCCACGCAGAGCATATGGTACCCCCATACATCTGATTCCGAATTTTCCATCACCCAGCTAGGATTTAGTAGATATGGCAGTATGGCACGATCCATACATGCTGTGAGAGCGTCCACAGTGTGTCAACCCGTCCTTGGGTTTTAACTGGAGCCCACAACTGATTAGATGTCACATGTTCTTCTATCAGCAATGTATCGAACCCAGCATGAGTTCATACGTGGGCCCAAAATCAACTGCACCCTCCTCTCCTTTGCGCGAGCAGCAATGCCAGGAAAGAGTTCTTTATTTCTTCGACCCAGGTTCCATGCGAAGCAGCCGATCCTTCGTCGAACCATGGTTGCAGTGTATAGGACCAAGTTTCATCTTAGCATTTATTGTATTGCATCGACCCTCCCAGCGGATGCTCTGAGAGCAGCGCTTGCTTTGTTGCCTGCCATGCTGCAACTCCGCCGCCTACCTACTTACTcggcctattcgctggttggtttctgggctgatttggactggctggtgctggtttattgtgagaggaaaacactgttggctggctggtttgagttggctgaaaccaacaagcgaacaggctgactgtCTCCACTGTCGGTCTACGTCCGGCACGGAATTCGGATCACTGGATCGATGTCGCCCGAAGATGGTGGCCAATGCAACCAAAGGTTGCGGGCTGCAAATGCAAACAAGCATTTCCATGGATGGCTAGGTGCTATTACCCCCGTATTCGATTCTTTTTTAAGGCTatgtttagttttcaaaaaaatttccaaaaaatgctacagtagctatcacatcgaatcttgcgatacgtgcatagagcattaaatgtagacgaaaaaaaaactaattgcacagtttagttgaaaatcgcgagacgaacgttttgagcctaattagtccatgattgaacactaattgacaaataaaaacgaaagtgctacagtagtcaaattcccaaatttcgctaactaaacacagcctaagtaTTATTAGGTAAGCCATCCACAATGCATAGGACTACCCCTCCCCATTTCCTAATTTTGAATGGAATACTTTATTGATTTTTTAGTCCCTTTAATTAACATAGATGCAAATACTTTACTAAGATGATGCACaaaatatctgtcgttttcgttTCCCAATAAACAACTTTGacaatatatatattaaaaatattaatatttatgatacataatttatATTATTAGAAAGATCTTTAAatatagttttttaataaatttatttagagatacaaatattatacgtattttttttttaaatcgagTCAAATTTGTGGCACGGAAAACAAAAAGGACAGATAATTTGGCACATAGGGAGTGGACTCAATATGCATCcgcttgtgttttttttttttttacagatTTACTCGGTAGCCTTTTTTTTATATACCGTCCTGCCTTCCACAGAAAATCAGAGGGGACCGTGCGAAATACACCGGCCACACGACATTCACATCTAAAATCTGATCAGAGATCCATCCCAGAATTTCCACACAGGTGGGCGGCTAGTAGGTAATGACGTGATGTGACGGGTGACCGCAGCAGAAAAAAAATGTCGGTAGTGTGCCACGTTGTGTGCCGTGCTGTGCAAGCAGTACTAGCGCTGTCCTCTCGCCCTCTCGGGCGTCGCGCCTGCTGCCACGTGCTCACTGCTCAGTTCGCGTTTCTCCGTGAGCGAGCGTACCCTGTTTGCGGCCCACTGACTTCGTTCGTGTACTAGCGTGGTACCAGTACCAAATGAGGCCCAAAAACTATACTAGTCTACCAAGAATCCAAGATAAACACAAATGTTGCTGGGGCTTTGTTTAgattgtaatttttttttttgctctctcttcgtcacattaaatttttagacacatgtatgaagtattaaatgtagataaaaaaaataactaattacacagtttgattataaattacgagacgaatcttttgagcctagttaggccatgattggacaataattatcaaatacaaacgaaagtgctaaagTGTCACGTACTGATTCCTAacccaatctaaaccaggcctggcTGGAACTGTGTCCTCAGCAAATGTTGGTGGTGTGCGCTTCTATCAGGGTCCTAAATTGCAATGATTCACCGACCATTGTACGTGTGGCCTGATTCAGAACAGCGCGGCGCCACCCGCCGTCGTGTTTGCTCGCGTCAGTGTCATAGCAAGCATCTCTCGAGCCACGCTGAGCCGCGACCGCGAGGAGAGTCTCTTTTCGGTGCATCTGGGCCGTGACGACAGGCCCCGTTGTTTTGTCTTAGATGGGGGCTCTAGGCCCAACTCAACTTGGGCTGGGCTTCACAAATTAGTATCAACACAAGGAACGAACAGGCTACAAGAGGACCGCAGGAAGCGATCCCCGTACATTTCTCGGCTACGCTACTTCTTCAATCAACAATCGATTTGTTAACATGTCCGTTTGGCCTCAATCACCAGTGCCTTAATGCGTAGTGAACACCTAATCATGCAAACGGTGCCCAGCATTTGCTATAGCTGACAATGTAGTGACACTAACCAACTTGTTTCGGGCTTTCTTGACAAATAAAGCCGATGCCGATCGATACCATTTCAGAAATCATTTGCTCAATCTGCCCTCGATTGCAACCTTCCAGCTAGATCTATGATGAGCTGCTTTTGGATTGTGATCGCGACTTGGCGAGCGTGCAAACTGACATGGACACTGTACCGGTTCATTGTTAGAAAGGGAAGCTCCATCCTATCCTATCCTGTCTTACTAAATCTGCAGCTTTTCTTGCTTAGCAATTAATCTTGCTCGTGAACTGCAAACAAGTCCTACCCGTTTGTCACGATCCTCCTGATGATTGTAAGCAGTAAGGCGATGGTTGCAGGTAATTTAGCAGCAGGATGAACTCAGTGCTGGAACTTCTGAATTTCTACTGCATCTTGCAAATTTACTGAACATTCATTCTGCAGTTCTGCTGATGCTCATGAAAAACGCTAATCGAAGTTTGTTGGCCTGGTTCCACTGTGACACATTGACTCGATTATTAACACAAATCCATGTGACGCTAGACCGGCCAAACGACCTATGCAATTTAACATAGATTCATTTCGCAATTGGAATGCGTGTGAATATTAAAAACAAGAGGGAGCACATGCACATGCTCAATGTAATGTAACGGCACTCTTCGTCAGTTCAGCGTGAACCCAGCACTGCGTTGCATCATTGAACGGCGGGAGCTGAAGCTAGAAATCTGAATCAGGATAACCTGTCATTCAAATACAGCTGCATCGAACTGCCAGACTTTATGGGCACATTATGGTCTCTATTCGAATCTGGCCCATACCTTACGCTCAAGGTTGCTCGTGCTTTTTCTTTTTCGCGAAGAAGGATGTTCATGTTTGTACATTGTAACTGTACTGGGCACTTGCTACGTCCACCGTGGCCCAAGAGCTAACAGAAGACCCGGTGAGCTCCGCGCGATGTTTAACTCATTGCCATGCCATTCGTAACCAAGTTTTATAGAGTCTGGATTCTACATGGACTTCTTGAGGAAAGGAAACAGAGCAGTCTGTTTGAAACGGTGTATTTTCAGTTCTGAAACAGAGCCATATAGTGATCTGCTTCATTCATCGAGTGCCTTTTTTTGAAGAGAATGTGGTTGCAATTCAGAGCAAGATTTTACTGAGCATTTCACCTAATTACATTTTCCTTTCCATCCCGGAACGATTGCTATACATCATGTACACtttttgccctgttcgcttggcttgttggctgatttgttacgagagaaaaatattgttccttagaagaaaaaatatggcttataagaAGGACGTTTGTACACGATCTACCGAAACGGCAACGCTAGCATCACTCGACTGAACCTCCCTGTGCGCTGCTAATTTTGAAGTGATGGCATTTTCCCTCCAAAAAGACGGGCGGGTCAAAAGCACGGCGTGAGCACGTTGAGCAGCGACACCCTCGCGTTAACGAGCACCCGGTACACCTGCTCGCAGCCGTTCTCCGCGGCCACGACGCAGTCCTCCAGCCTCCGCAGGCGTTCCATGGCCGCctgcctctcctcctcctcctcgctgcaGCACTCCGCCTCGAGAGGCACCTGCTCTTTCGCACCGGGCCCCGAGGACTCGCTGGCAGCGGCGACGGCCACCGTGCGCCGGCGCCACCTAAGGAGGTCGGCGACCCACCACACCGGCGCGGCGGCCACCTTTGCGGGTGAGACCACCGACGCCAGCTGGGACGGCATCGCGCGGGAGGCCGATGACGAGGCGGAAGCGGACGCGAGCCCGGCGAAGATGGCTGCCGACGCGGCCGCCGCGGCGCACGTGGCGGCCGCGACGGCGTCGGCCACCGCGGCCTCGCCGccgtgctccgccgccgccgctaccgcGGTGGAGGCGGACGAGGAGCGGTGGGAGAGGCGGTGCAGCGTGGAGGCGAGGCGGGAGAGGTCGCGGTCAGCGCGTCGCCGTGCGCGGAGCGCCGCGGCCAGGCGGGAGGTGTCGCGGCGGCGCAGCGCGGCGTGCGCCTCGGCGAGGAGCTGGCGCCGCGCCAGGAGCGCCTCGCGGACGCACCCGTGCGcgtcggcgaggaggaggaggtcgtccAGCAGGCGCTCGGCCCACGGCGCCGCCGGCTTGCTGTTGCCctcctggtggtggtggtggcggagcggGTCCCGCGCCTGCGGGTGGTGGAGCAGGTCCGTCAGCCCGGACAGGAGGCGGCCCAGACGCGCCGCCCCGTCGGCGACCCACGCCGGGCTGAAGGCCTGCGCCGGCTCCTCGGTCCAGACGATGAGCACGTTCGCCGACTCGTGCAGGCCCGCCACTACCGGGTGGAAGCGCCCCGGCAGGCTGTTGCAGCGGACGCGGGAGTAGGACAGCTTCTCGTGCCGCGTGCGGCGGAGTAGCGACGAGGCCTTCGGGACCGTGAGCGCCGTGAGCCGCCGGCGGAACCCCACTGCCATTtgctgttcttcttcttgttgtggaCGGTGTAGTTTGTTGGATTGTCCGGCTTGGTGCGGAAGCTCCCGGCGTCGCTTGGTGTTTGACTTGCCGCCTCGGTGGTGGTGGAGTATGGCAATGGCAGGCAACTTGGAAGGGTGTGTCTCGTTTATATAGGGGGTGTCGCGCATGATTTGGTAGGAGCCCGCACGGGTGGGTTGGCTGCTGATCTTGCTCTGCCATGACCATGTGGAGCGGAGTGTATGGTGCAGTGGCTGGCTGACTGGCGGAGTGGGCACGTTGGATATATTTTTTGGCCGATGGAAAGAGGAGGAGCCTGCCAAGACAGCCCTGCAGCGGCCTGGGCCTGGGAATGGGAGAGTGGCGCCCGCCATGTGTGGCTGGGACACGTGCACCCAGTCGGCGGTGCCTGGGGCCCCGCGCCCCCGCTCGGCGCGCCGGCCCACCTCGCGCACAGCGCAcgcccgccatcgccattgccgtcATGGCCACGCACGTCGGCGTCGCGGCACCCGCAGCAGACGTCCCAGAGTGCCGCGGACGGGGTGTACCGCGCCGCGTCGCATCGAGACGGGGAGCGAGGCTGCCCTGCCAGGCTGGGGAGCCGCGCCCGCACGGTAGGATCGAGATCGGTTTCGCCCGAATCATTGCCGCCATCGCCATGCCAGCCTGCTCTGCGCGCGACTCCATACCTTCGATGAATTGTGGTGGGGTTTGCTTCCGCCCCGAAGCGTGATGAATCATTTCGGATTGTTAGGTCCGGTTTCATTTCGGATTGTTATCAGACTGGGGTACTGTTTGTTTCAGATCCTCAGCAAGCAGCAGGTCGCGAACGAGCTGACCGTGCGTGGGTAGGTTGGGTCTGTCGTCCGACGTCCGCTCCGACACTGCGATGCCTGTTGCCCCGTCACCGTCTTTGCCTGACTTTCGGATACACCTCTCGTTTGCCTTTGCATTCTTGAGTCTTGACGTGCAGTCTATCGGCATTTTGCTTAGTATTATGGAAAACATCCCAAACACAGCACGAGAGCGCAGAACACAATCCTACCAGAGCACAGAGCAGCTGCGCGCCACATGTAGGACGCACACGTGctatggctccgttcgcttcgttgaaaaaacaagccgaaatactgttctggctgatttgttgtgagagaaaaataatgtttccAGCTGAAAAAAAAGCTGAAAAAGACAAATTATAAGAGAAGCCAACATAGTCTATttgtatcaaaaaaaaaaaaaacatgtgaacCTTTCAACGGCCACCTGGTAATCTGTATGGATGATCAGGCATAAAATAGGCACGGCTACATTTGACAATGCAGTAGTATACTCCTGAGCCTCCAGTAATCATCTGTGTTTGTTTGTTTATGGATTCCTATAAGATACTCCTCCGGATCATCCGATCTACATCGATGCGTGCGATGCGAGTAAAGAAATCAGACCCCCAACCCCCGTGGCCTACCAGGGACAGACAATCAAGGGCATATGCAGGGCCGCACAGTCAGATTAGATGCAGTGTATGTACTGGCCACAGTTTAATGGAGGACAACTGTACTCTGATAGTCTGATTAAAGATACTAAGTACTACTATCCATAAACACATCTCATTATCGATCTCGAGCTGTTCCGTTCCGATTCCAACTGGCGAGTGGTCCCGGCTCCCTCtctggctctctctctctttcccatccCTCGACGTACACGTTACATGTACGAAGCAGAGCAACGCAGGGCTCTGTTTCTTCCAGCAGCAGCACCCGTCCTTGTCACTGCAACGGCGACAGGGTCGCATCCTGTGGCGTCATCGGAGGCACGGCACGCGCTGCCCGGTTCGATTCGCTGAAAAAAAAGcagaaatactgtttcgactaatTTGATGttaaagaaaaataatattttggttgaaaaaataaattgaaaagtacgaattataagagaagcgaacatgaccgatatgagcgagcgagcgagcttgACCAGCACCATGTTTACATGCACTAACAGTCAGCTAGTGGTCCTTAGGCGACCATGCTGATGCTGCTGTGTGTTGTGGACTTGTGGTTGTGACATGGCATACGAATTCGTAGCCTGGACGACGACGAAGAAGATCCAAACAGGCGTGTGCATGGTTGCAGCTCAGTTACTGCAACGGAACGGAACGGTGGTGAATATTTTTGTGCCTGTCTGAACCCAGGAGTCTGGTGGCGTAGGCCATTTAACAGCTCGAAACAGTCAGCATGAAATCCAGTCGTATGATCGTATCCATACCTGCTCTCGGTTGCAGTGATGCCAAATTGACCTGCTCAGGTTTCGTGCATGAACATACTAGTCTGGAATCGGCTCTCAACGGGCTCGTACGTATACATGGAAAGACTTCAGGATGATTTGAAGGTTTTTGTTTACGTACTCCTACATGAAAACGAGCACGTCATCGGGGACCGAATTCCGAGGCGACTCCATAAAGAGCTCCAAGTGTCCTAGTCCAACTACTGCAAGAGCGTCTGGGATGATTCCATGTCATCTGTGCCCATTCTTTTGTCTCCAGTGCCACCGGCCGCCGATTTCGTCGGCTAACTTAAGTTGAGCATGGCACGTGGAATCTGTTTTCTACAAGTTATGGTTCGAGCATGTTCAGCTCGTTGAAAATCTAGTATTTTTTTTTCCGGCGAAGTATTTTATGTGGTGTCTATGCTCAAATTTAGCAAAGTTTTGTTTAAAAATAAAACCATAATTTGATGAAAAAACTCTTTAATTAGGTTTACCCCAAGGTATATGTGTCATTTGAGTATTCAATTAAGTTGTATATTACAGTTTATGAATGTATTGCATTACATGACAAAGAGAGTAGTAGGTTCTGGATTGCATCCTCAATACACTACTGCAATAAACTTAACGGAGGCGGACATTTTTCATTATCCGAGACAGGCAAAGGCAACCGCCTCCGTCGAAAGGTCGCAGTTAATCCGTGAATAACGGAGGAGGTTGCCTTGCCCGCCTCgattaatcgattaaccgaggcggggtGCTTACAACGCTCATCTTGGTTAAtcgataaaaaaaacaaaaaaaaatcccgAGCCCGCCGGCGAGCCCGTTCCTAGCCCATTGTGCCACACGCAGGAGCAGGGATCCACGCCGTAGGAGGTCGATCCTCGCCGATCCGAGCCATAGGTGGTCAATCCTCGCCGGATCCGTGCTAGGGAAGGTCGGATCCGCGTCGGGAAGGTCGATCCGCGCCGGAGGAGCTCCATCCACGCCAGGGAAGGCTAGATCCAGGCCAGGGAAGGCCAATCCGCGCTGGAGGAGCTCGATCCACGTCGTAGGAGCTCCAAGGAGAGGGGTGCTGCCACCGCCGGGCGCGCGAGCGCgagggccgccgccacctcctccgGGCCCACGCGTGTGGCTCCTGCCGCCGCCGTTGGGTAGGCGCGCAAGGCCACCGCtggcgggaggggaggggagcgcgTCGAGCGCCGGGCTCCGCGCGCGCGAGAGAAAGAGGGCATGCCGAGCTGGGGAGGAGACCGGAGGAAGAGAGGAGTGCGGCTGaggatgtggcagaaccgcctaatctaatgcctcccaggagtgctcgtcttccattagacactaagcacccaaaggagaacactaaattactcggttccattggGCACAcctcaggggagaacccgaaaatccacatttttgccatcaggatcacaaatgagataataaagcttacatcattcttaaccatttcttacatcacttttaatacaacatcagagtataatatttattattataacaacagAATACAATCATAtcatcagagttataaacaatttaattgaacagcagaatataaacatgtgatcagaattatagctaaaataattatctaatcatggcatgatgaatcattgatatgtaaattatgacaacagattgtaatactttcattcataaaaacatttagtgagagttataaataaaaactatgaccGCAACGTAATGGAAATCCTctttgagcccaccagaagaaatccacacacaagggtcagctctaacatccacctatcacctgcaatagggaaaataaaacccagagtactcaattgtactcagcaagacttacccgacagaaggaaagaaaagactctaatgatatgcaaggctatttggcttgtgggtttattgcatttgtaggaagcattactaagcgtgcgtcgtTATAttagatttttattaatagccgcattggttcattaactaaacattctatgtaagcacctatgctactttcaagcaggtggtaagcaatcatatttcctttttccatcttccatcttcagttcttactatgatgctagagttaagacaagtcataccgactcggcggcgattcacgaaccaatgtccccagctgggtacctcaaaaacacacgccccgcttgtaccccgggcacaagtaggacctacccatcactctcatgtcctgggtgtccaagtccccatccaaactgggactccaagcccccgctcctgagtcccagacttagtgcggtgcaaggacttTCTTCATcaaaaacaaaaccctgacagtcggtccaaaaagagctggatccacgacaagagagcaacaagtcttccaagcgcccatacacaagtatgtgctcggaataataaatctgtgacttgcctagcatcttatgcaacggtcggtccttaatcgacacagacagggaaagcagtgtaaccaaaccatgcctgaaaggtcctaatatggctagagtgggggtgaatagcctatttaaaaatctacaaatcaactagagcaatttgattagtatgataaatagcgaaatgcaaacttgctctagctctacaagggttgcaagccacctatacaacaattctagttgcaatgattactaggcacacaacttgcaatgttactactcactaagagctctcaatcttgccactctaaagagctccactagatgaacttaaaataacaaagcaagctctcaattctaattacactaaagagcttgtcacaactagtttgtaagaatataaataagtgagtagggtgattataccgctgtgtagaggagtgaactaatcacaagatgaatattaaattaatcaccgagagaataccaaaggacaagagacaaccaattttctctcgaggttcacgtgcttgccaacatgctacgtccccgttgtgtcaaccaacacttggtggttcggcggcta
It encodes:
- the LOC136508390 gene encoding uncharacterized protein, with amino-acid sequence MAVGFRRRLTALTVPKASSLLRRTRHEKLSYSRVRCNSLPGRFHPVVAGLHESANVLIVWTEEPAQAFSPAWVADGAARLGRLLSGLTDLLHHPQARDPLRHHHHQEGNSKPAAPWAERLLDDLLLLADAHGCVREALLARRQLLAEAHAALRRRDTSRLAAALRARRRADRDLSRLASTLHRLSHRSSSASTAVAAAAEHGGEAAVADAVAAATCAAAAASAAIFAGLASASASSSASRAMPSQLASVVSPAKVAAAPVWWVADLLRWRRRTVAVPLEAECCSEEEEERQAAMERLRRLEDCVVAAENGCEQVYRVLVNARVSLLNVLTPCF